A window of the Rhodoferax sp. GW822-FHT02A01 genome harbors these coding sequences:
- the rhaM gene encoding L-rhamnose mutarotase — MSTEKIGFRMFLHPGQAEEYKRRHDAIWPELSALLKTSGVSDYSIYLDEEHHVLFATLRRTATHGMDALPAHPVMQRWWAYMGDIMRANPDGSPVVEPLPCMFHMD; from the coding sequence ATGAGTACCGAAAAGATTGGCTTTCGCATGTTCCTGCATCCCGGTCAGGCCGAGGAATACAAACGCCGTCACGATGCCATCTGGCCCGAGCTCAGCGCCTTGCTCAAGACCAGCGGCGTGAGCGACTACAGCATCTACCTGGACGAAGAGCACCACGTGCTGTTTGCCACCCTGCGGCGCACTGCCACCCATGGCATGGATGCGCTGCCCGCACACCCGGTGATGCAACGTTGGTGGGCCTATATGGGTGACATCATGCGCGCCAACCCCGACGGATCACCCGTGGTGGAACCGCTGCCCTGCATGTTCCACATGGACTGA
- a CDS encoding bifunctional rhamnulose-1-phosphate aldolase/short-chain dehydrogenase gives MTQTPAPKPFPKWNPKHAASLDAPGLLLYRSNLLGSDLRITNYGGGNTSAKITQTDPLTGQPVQVLWVKGSGGDVGSMKLDGFSTLYLDKLQALQGIYRGPAHEDEMVAYLPHCTFNLNPRAASIDTPLHAYLPFAHVDHMHPDSVIAIAAMANSEALTQKIFNGTVGWLPWRKPGFELGLMLQRYQAAHPDQRGLVLAGHGLFTWGADSKSCYENTVGVIEHAQNWLAEERVARKAVSFGGEARKSLGTAEQDATLARLLPVLRGLTSKSGHKLLHVDRQNTVMEFVNSRDLVPLAALGTSCPDHFLRTKIRPMIVEESVYTLEGKALAEALEAKLVAYRADYAAYYERCKRADSPAIRDANPVIVLLPGIGMVSIAKDKATARIAGEFYVNAINVMRDANAVDTYVGLPEQEAFDIEYWLLEEAKLQRMPKAKPLVGKVSLVTGGAGGIGRAIVERQLQEGACAVLLDIDAAALDTTVAELSKKYGKDVVRGVVCDVTSEESVMAAYARATLEFGGVDILVSNAGIASASPLEDTTLALWNRNQSILATGYFLVGREAFRLMKAQGVGGSMVFIASKNGMVASNQAVAYCAAKAAEIQLSRSFALEGAPLGIRCNVVNPDAVIRGSKIWTGSWSQERAAANKVDEQDLEAFYRDRSMLKRSVFPEDIAEATYFFCAEHLSAKSTGNILNVDAGNLAAFTR, from the coding sequence ATGACCCAAACCCCTGCCCCCAAGCCTTTCCCGAAATGGAATCCGAAACATGCTGCCTCTCTCGACGCACCCGGTCTTCTGCTGTACCGCTCCAACCTGCTGGGCTCCGACCTGCGCATCACCAACTACGGTGGCGGCAACACCTCGGCAAAAATCACCCAGACCGATCCCCTGACCGGCCAACCCGTGCAGGTGTTGTGGGTCAAGGGTTCGGGGGGTGACGTGGGCTCCATGAAGCTGGATGGCTTCTCCACGCTCTATCTGGACAAGCTGCAGGCGCTGCAAGGCATCTACCGTGGCCCCGCACACGAAGATGAAATGGTGGCCTATCTGCCGCACTGCACCTTCAACCTGAACCCGCGCGCCGCCAGCATCGATACGCCCTTGCATGCTTACCTGCCGTTTGCCCATGTGGACCATATGCACCCGGACTCGGTGATCGCCATTGCCGCCATGGCCAACAGCGAAGCGCTGACGCAGAAGATCTTCAACGGCACCGTGGGCTGGCTGCCCTGGCGCAAGCCCGGCTTCGAGCTGGGTCTGATGCTGCAGCGCTACCAGGCCGCGCACCCCGACCAGCGTGGACTGGTACTGGCCGGGCATGGCCTGTTCACCTGGGGTGCAGATTCCAAATCCTGCTACGAAAACACGGTCGGTGTGATCGAGCATGCACAGAACTGGCTGGCCGAGGAACGCGTGGCGCGCAAGGCGGTGAGCTTTGGCGGTGAGGCGCGCAAGTCGCTGGGCACCGCCGAGCAGGACGCCACTTTGGCCCGCCTCCTGCCGGTGTTGCGCGGTCTGACGTCCAAGTCCGGCCACAAGCTGCTGCATGTAGACCGCCAGAACACCGTGATGGAATTCGTCAACAGCCGCGACCTGGTGCCGCTGGCCGCGCTGGGTACGTCCTGCCCGGACCATTTCCTGCGTACCAAGATCCGACCCATGATCGTGGAAGAGTCGGTCTACACCCTTGAAGGCAAGGCGCTGGCCGAAGCGCTGGAAGCCAAGCTGGTGGCTTACCGCGCCGATTACGCCGCTTACTACGAGCGTTGCAAGCGCGCCGACAGCCCGGCCATCCGCGATGCCAACCCGGTCATCGTCCTGTTGCCCGGCATCGGCATGGTCTCCATTGCCAAGGACAAGGCAACCGCCCGCATTGCCGGCGAGTTCTATGTGAATGCCATCAACGTGATGCGCGACGCCAACGCGGTGGACACCTACGTGGGGCTGCCGGAGCAGGAAGCGTTTGACATCGAATATTGGCTGCTCGAAGAAGCCAAGCTGCAGCGCATGCCCAAGGCCAAGCCGCTGGTGGGCAAGGTGTCGCTGGTGACCGGTGGAGCAGGCGGCATTGGCCGCGCCATCGTGGAGCGCCAGCTGCAGGAAGGCGCTTGCGCCGTGCTGCTGGACATCGATGCCGCAGCGCTGGATACCACCGTTGCCGAGCTGTCCAAAAAATACGGCAAGGACGTGGTGCGCGGCGTGGTGTGCGATGTCACCAGCGAAGAGTCGGTCATGGCAGCTTATGCCCGCGCCACGTTGGAGTTTGGCGGCGTCGATATTCTGGTGTCCAACGCCGGTATTGCTTCGGCCTCGCCGCTGGAGGACACCACGCTGGCGCTGTGGAACCGCAACCAGAGCATTCTGGCCACCGGCTACTTCCTGGTGGGGCGCGAAGCTTTCCGTCTGATGAAGGCGCAAGGCGTGGGCGGCTCCATGGTGTTCATCGCCAGCAAGAACGGCATGGTGGCCAGCAACCAGGCGGTGGCCTACTGCGCTGCCAAGGCCGCAGAAATCCAGCTCTCCCGCAGCTTTGCGCTCGAAGGCGCACCACTGGGCATACGCTGCAACGTGGTCAACCCCGATGCCGTCATCCGCGGCAGCAAGATCTGGACGGGCAGCTGGAGCCAGGAGCGCGCCGCTGCCAACAAGGTCGATGAGCAGGACCTGGAAGCCTTCTACCGTGACCGCTCCATGCTCAAGCGCAGCGTGTTTCCCGAAGACATTGCCGAGGCCACCTATTTCTTCTGCGCCGAACATCTGAGTGCCAAGAGCACCGGCAACATCCTCAACGTGGATGCCGGTAACCTCGCGGCTTTCACGCGCTAA
- a CDS encoding sugar ABC transporter ATP-binding protein produces MSDEVLLALSGVHKSYGATRALRGVDLTLYAGEVLALVGENGAGKSTLVKMLTGVVPMDEGAITLQGVPQRFANAQASQAAGILAVHQETVMFEELSVAENIFVGRHLMRGPFIDWAAMNVQAQAVLDDIGARFTATTLVKDLSLAERHLVEIARALSQKALVVILDEPTAALSQAEIRDFYGIVRKLRDQGVGIIFITHKFDEIFAVADRYLVLRDGAAVGSGRIADATEQELVRLMAGRAIDQIYPHIDSVPGDEVLSVKNLSHPTEFCDIHFNLRRGEILGFYGLVGAGRSEAMLALMGLNPAARGDFEVLGRRLDARRPGDAIAAGIAYVPEERQRQGGILSFSVQDNISLAGLARFATGPWLSALKESALCQRMTERLRIKTASPYTLLSGLSGGNQQKVVIAKWLGLDPKIVILDEPTKGIDVGAKQAVYHLIAEMVKEGLSVILVSSELPEVMNLAHRVIVMRHGLQVAEFARGDMHAEAIVAAASGLDGSSAQAAHHALEAVA; encoded by the coding sequence ATGTCCGATGAAGTGTTGCTAGCCCTAAGCGGCGTCCACAAGAGCTACGGCGCGACCCGTGCCCTGCGTGGCGTGGACCTCACGCTGTATGCCGGCGAGGTACTGGCTCTGGTCGGGGAAAACGGCGCCGGCAAATCCACGCTGGTGAAGATGCTCACCGGCGTAGTCCCTATGGACGAGGGCGCCATCACCCTGCAGGGTGTGCCGCAGCGCTTTGCCAATGCACAGGCCTCCCAGGCCGCAGGCATCCTGGCTGTGCACCAGGAAACGGTGATGTTCGAAGAACTCAGCGTGGCCGAGAATATTTTTGTGGGCCGCCACCTCATGCGTGGCCCCTTTATCGACTGGGCTGCCATGAACGTGCAGGCCCAGGCCGTGCTGGATGACATTGGCGCGCGCTTCACCGCCACCACCCTGGTCAAGGACCTGAGCCTGGCCGAACGGCATCTGGTGGAGATTGCGCGGGCGCTGTCGCAGAAGGCGCTGGTGGTGATCCTGGATGAGCCCACCGCGGCCCTGTCGCAGGCCGAGATACGTGACTTCTACGGCATTGTGCGCAAGCTGCGCGACCAGGGCGTTGGCATCATCTTCATTACCCACAAGTTCGATGAAATCTTTGCCGTGGCTGACCGCTACCTGGTGCTGCGCGATGGCGCTGCCGTAGGCAGCGGTCGCATTGCCGATGCCACCGAACAGGAGCTGGTGCGCCTCATGGCCGGACGTGCCATCGACCAGATCTACCCACACATCGACTCGGTGCCGGGAGACGAGGTGCTGTCGGTGAAAAACCTGTCGCACCCCACCGAGTTCTGCGACATCCACTTCAACCTGCGCCGCGGGGAAATCCTGGGCTTCTACGGACTGGTGGGCGCCGGGCGCAGCGAAGCCATGCTGGCCCTCATGGGCCTGAACCCGGCCGCCCGTGGCGACTTTGAAGTGCTGGGCCGCAGGCTGGACGCGCGCCGCCCCGGCGACGCCATTGCCGCTGGCATTGCCTATGTGCCGGAGGAGCGCCAGCGACAGGGCGGCATATTGAGCTTTTCGGTGCAGGACAACATCAGCCTGGCGGGCCTGGCGCGCTTTGCCACCGGGCCCTGGTTGTCGGCCCTCAAGGAGTCGGCCCTGTGCCAGCGCATGACCGAGCGTCTGCGCATTAAGACTGCTTCGCCGTACACCCTGCTTTCCGGCCTGTCCGGTGGCAACCAGCAGAAGGTGGTGATTGCCAAGTGGCTGGGGCTGGACCCCAAGATCGTGATCCTGGACGAGCCCACCAAGGGTATTGACGTGGGCGCCAAGCAGGCGGTGTACCACCTGATTGCAGAGATGGTGAAAGAGGGGTTGTCCGTGATTCTGGTGTCTTCCGAATTGCCCGAGGTGATGAACCTGGCGCACCGCGTGATCGTCATGCGCCACGGGCTGCAAGTGGCCGAGTTTGCTCGCGGGGACATGCATGCCGAGGCTATCGTGGCAGCGGCGTCCGGGCTGGACGGCAGCAGTGCACAGGCTGCGCACCATGCCCTGGAGGCCGTGGCATGA
- the rhaI gene encoding L-rhamnose catabolism isomerase: MPILSTNQIQEHNATVKRHADTDYEYLGEQLARRNIDIDTIKQQVAQFGVAIPSWGVGTGGTRFARFPGLGEPRNVFDKLQDCGVIQQLARATPTVSLHIPWDKCSDWNELRQTASGYGLAFDAMNSNTFSDQKGQAHSYKFGSLTHADAATRAQAVEHNIECIEIGKALGSKALTVWIGDGSNFPGQQHFRRAFDRYLESARQIYAELPGDWRMFLEHKICEPAFYSTVIQDWGSSFMAASALGDKAQCLVDLGHHAPNVNIEMIVARLIAAGKLAGFHFNDSKYGDDDLDAGSVAPYRLFLVFNELVSAAHEKVAGFNPAYMLDQSHNVTDPIESLMTSAAQVQRSYAQALIVDRAALDAAQQANDALLATQALKRGFETDVTPILQRVRLEAGGAIDPVGAYRASGYRQQVAKDRPAVAGGSGGIV; this comes from the coding sequence ATGCCCATACTTTCCACCAACCAGATCCAGGAGCACAACGCCACGGTGAAGCGCCATGCCGATACCGATTACGAGTACCTGGGCGAGCAACTGGCGCGTCGCAATATCGACATCGACACCATCAAGCAGCAGGTGGCCCAATTCGGTGTGGCCATTCCCAGTTGGGGCGTGGGCACCGGCGGTACACGCTTTGCCCGCTTCCCCGGGCTGGGCGAGCCCCGCAACGTGTTTGACAAGCTGCAAGACTGCGGTGTGATCCAGCAGCTCGCGCGCGCTACACCCACGGTGTCACTGCACATCCCATGGGACAAGTGCAGTGACTGGAACGAGCTGCGCCAGACCGCCAGCGGCTACGGCCTGGCGTTTGATGCCATGAACTCCAACACCTTCTCCGACCAAAAAGGCCAGGCGCACAGCTACAAATTCGGTAGCCTGACCCACGCGGATGCCGCTACGCGCGCACAGGCTGTGGAGCACAACATCGAGTGCATCGAAATCGGCAAGGCGCTGGGCAGCAAGGCGCTGACCGTGTGGATTGGAGACGGCAGCAACTTCCCCGGCCAGCAGCATTTCCGCCGTGCCTTTGACCGCTACCTGGAAAGCGCTCGCCAGATTTACGCCGAGTTGCCCGGCGACTGGCGCATGTTCCTGGAACACAAGATCTGCGAGCCCGCCTTTTACAGCACCGTGATCCAGGACTGGGGCAGCAGCTTCATGGCAGCCAGTGCTCTGGGGGATAAGGCCCAGTGCCTGGTGGACCTGGGCCACCATGCGCCCAACGTCAACATCGAGATGATCGTGGCCCGCCTGATTGCCGCGGGCAAGCTGGCGGGTTTCCACTTCAACGACAGCAAGTACGGCGACGACGATCTGGATGCCGGCAGCGTGGCACCCTACCGCCTCTTCCTGGTGTTCAACGAACTGGTGTCTGCCGCGCACGAGAAAGTGGCCGGCTTCAACCCAGCCTACATGCTGGACCAGAGCCACAACGTCACAGACCCTATCGAGAGCCTGATGACCAGCGCCGCCCAGGTACAGCGCAGCTATGCGCAGGCCCTTATCGTGGACCGCGCCGCGCTGGACGCCGCGCAGCAAGCCAACGATGCACTGCTGGCCACGCAGGCGCTCAAGCGCGGCTTCGAGACCGACGTCACCCCCATCCTGCAGCGCGTGCGCCTGGAAGCCGGCGGTGCGATTGACCCGGTAGGCGCTTACCGCGCCAGCGGCTATCGCCAGCAGGTTGCCAAGGACCGTCCGGCGGTGGCCGGTGGTAGTGGCGGCATTGTTTGA
- a CDS encoding ABC transporter permease, producing MKAWNTWERVLLALLVVLLAVFGATQTGFMSVDTLADSTFNFSEKGLLALAIALLIVCGEIDLSIAAILALSSLAMGYSMRAGLGPWGIAAAALLTGVVAGAFNGLLVTRYKLPSIVVTIGTLSLYRGLALVALGDQSISGYPEVFSTLGNAYLGEVIGVRWLVVPIEFVLLCVFALGVGLVLHRTIMGRRIYAIGANPVAARFSGIEADRYRFLLFVFAGLMAAIAAILLTGRIGSTRPNIAMGWELDAITMVILGGVAIEGGRGSIVGTMLAVLLLGLFTFGMGMANVTGIVMSMVIGVLLIVSMVLPRLLKRNGRKGAHA from the coding sequence ATGAAGGCCTGGAATACATGGGAGCGCGTGCTGTTGGCATTGCTGGTGGTTCTGCTGGCGGTGTTTGGTGCCACGCAGACCGGTTTCATGAGTGTGGACACCCTGGCCGACAGCACCTTCAACTTCAGCGAGAAAGGCCTGCTCGCCTTGGCCATTGCGCTGCTGATCGTCTGCGGTGAGATTGACCTGTCGATTGCCGCCATCCTGGCGCTGTCGTCCCTGGCCATGGGATACAGCATGCGCGCCGGTTTGGGCCCCTGGGGTATTGCGGCTGCGGCCCTGTTGACAGGCGTGGTGGCGGGCGCCTTCAATGGTCTGCTGGTGACGCGCTACAAGCTGCCCTCCATCGTGGTCACCATCGGCACGCTGTCGCTCTACCGCGGTCTTGCATTGGTGGCCTTGGGCGACCAGTCCATCTCGGGCTATCCGGAAGTGTTCTCCACGTTGGGCAATGCCTATCTGGGCGAAGTCATCGGCGTGCGCTGGTTGGTGGTGCCCATCGAGTTCGTGCTGCTGTGCGTGTTTGCGCTGGGCGTGGGGCTGGTGTTGCACCGGACCATCATGGGCCGACGCATTTATGCGATTGGCGCCAACCCGGTGGCTGCGCGCTTCTCGGGCATTGAGGCGGACCGCTACCGCTTCCTGCTGTTTGTGTTTGCCGGCCTGATGGCTGCCATTGCGGCCATCCTGCTCACCGGGCGCATCGGCAGCACGCGCCCCAACATTGCCATGGGCTGGGAGCTCGATGCCATCACCATGGTGATCCTGGGCGGCGTGGCCATCGAAGGCGGGCGCGGCAGCATCGTGGGCACCATGCTGGCGGTGCTGCTGCTGGGTCTGTTCACCTTTGGCATGGGCATGGCCAATGTGACCGGCATCGTCATGTCCATGGTGATCGGCGTGCTGCTGATCGTGTCCATGGTGCTGCCCCGCCTGCTCAAACGCAATGGAAGAAAGGGAGCCCACGCATGA
- a CDS encoding ABC transporter permease: MKNLFNIRREWLLVAIIAVITLVVGARAPVFLTLRNGMDIANDSAILAILVMGQMMVLLTRGIDLSVASNLALTGMVCALLGRSFPQMSIVLLMLVALGVGGLLGAVNGWLITGFNLPPIVVTLGTLSAYRGAIFVAAKGAWISDQDIHEGIKGLPREVWLGLPALVWFALIVLALSAVFLKLRKEGREIYALGGNPHAATYIGISVPRRLRMVYTLSGMLAGLAGLLWVGRYSIAYTELAAGYELTVVAACVIGGVSIGGGVGTVLGAALGVLFIGVVNGALPVIQVSPFWQQAISGAVILISVAVNARSERRAGRQILERQGAAA, translated from the coding sequence ATGAAGAACCTGTTCAACATCCGTCGTGAGTGGCTGCTAGTGGCCATCATTGCCGTCATCACGCTGGTGGTGGGCGCGCGTGCGCCGGTCTTCCTGACGCTGCGCAATGGCATGGACATTGCCAACGATTCGGCCATCCTGGCTATTCTGGTCATGGGCCAGATGATGGTGCTGCTGACCCGTGGCATCGACCTGTCGGTGGCCTCCAACCTTGCGCTCACCGGCATGGTGTGCGCGCTGCTGGGCCGCAGTTTTCCGCAGATGTCCATCGTGCTGCTGATGCTGGTGGCGCTGGGCGTGGGCGGGCTGCTGGGTGCAGTCAACGGCTGGTTGATTACCGGCTTCAACCTGCCGCCCATCGTGGTGACCCTGGGCACGCTGTCGGCCTATCGCGGTGCCATCTTTGTGGCGGCCAAGGGCGCCTGGATTTCGGACCAGGACATCCACGAGGGCATCAAGGGCCTGCCGCGCGAAGTCTGGCTGGGGCTGCCCGCGCTGGTGTGGTTTGCGCTCATTGTGCTGGCGCTCTCGGCGGTCTTTCTCAAGCTGCGCAAGGAAGGACGCGAGATCTATGCGCTGGGCGGCAACCCGCACGCGGCCACCTACATCGGCATCTCGGTGCCGCGCCGCCTGCGTATGGTCTACACGCTCTCGGGCATGCTGGCCGGTCTGGCCGGATTGCTGTGGGTGGGGCGCTATTCGATTGCCTATACCGAGCTGGCCGCAGGCTATGAGCTGACCGTGGTGGCGGCCTGCGTGATTGGCGGCGTGAGCATAGGCGGCGGTGTGGGCACGGTGCTGGGGGCGGCGCTGGGTGTGCTGTTCATCGGGGTGGTCAATGGTGCCTTGCCGGTGATCCAGGTGTCACCCTTCTGGCAGCAGGCCATTTCGGGTGCGGTGATTTTGATATCGGTGGCCGTGAATGCGCGCTCGGAGCGCCGCGCCGGCCGGCAGATTCTGGAACGTCAGGGAGCAGCGGCATGA
- the rhaS gene encoding rhamnose ABC transporter substrate-binding protein — translation MKKQLKTLLAVALSAVLVSPVMAADKIALVVKSLGNGFFDAANQGAQEAAKELKNVEVIYTGPAKATAEGQIEIVNSLIAQKVSAIVISANDPDALAPSLKRAMDRGIKVISFDSGVRKDGRLMHLNPSSNPLIGEKLVKMTQQAIGDNGEIAILSATAQATNQNIWIEEAKKVLAQPAYKGLKLVSVVYGDDQTDKSYREAQGLFKSYPNLKAIIAPTTVGVAAAAKAVQDEKKVGSIYVTGLGLPSEMAGHVKSGAVKSFAIWNPIDLGYSSIMAASQFISGKVTGKAGDKVSLGRVGTVTLDANGEAAMAEPFTYDASNVEKFAKFF, via the coding sequence ATGAAGAAACAATTGAAGACCTTGCTGGCCGTTGCCTTGAGCGCAGTGCTGGTCAGCCCTGTCATGGCAGCCGACAAGATTGCGCTCGTCGTCAAGAGCCTGGGCAATGGCTTCTTCGACGCGGCCAACCAGGGTGCGCAGGAAGCCGCCAAGGAACTCAAGAACGTGGAGGTGATCTACACCGGCCCGGCCAAGGCCACCGCCGAAGGCCAGATCGAAATCGTCAACTCCCTGATCGCCCAGAAGGTCTCGGCCATCGTCATCTCCGCCAATGACCCTGATGCGCTGGCACCCTCGCTCAAGCGCGCCATGGACCGTGGCATCAAGGTCATCTCCTTTGACTCCGGCGTGCGCAAGGACGGCCGCCTGATGCACCTCAACCCCTCCAGCAATCCGCTGATCGGCGAAAAGCTGGTGAAGATGACGCAGCAGGCCATTGGTGACAACGGCGAGATCGCCATCCTGTCGGCCACTGCACAAGCCACCAACCAGAACATCTGGATCGAGGAAGCCAAGAAGGTGCTGGCACAGCCCGCCTACAAGGGTCTGAAGCTGGTCAGCGTGGTCTACGGTGACGACCAGACCGACAAGAGCTACCGCGAAGCCCAGGGCCTGTTCAAGAGCTACCCCAACCTGAAGGCCATCATTGCCCCCACCACCGTGGGTGTGGCCGCAGCGGCCAAGGCCGTGCAGGACGAGAAGAAGGTTGGCAGCATCTACGTGACCGGCCTGGGTCTGCCCTCTGAAATGGCGGGCCATGTGAAGAGCGGCGCGGTGAAGTCCTTTGCGATCTGGAACCCCATCGATCTGGGTTACTCCTCCATCATGGCGGCCAGCCAGTTCATCTCCGGCAAGGTCACTGGCAAGGCGGGTGACAAGGTGTCGCTGGGTCGCGTCGGTACCGTGACGCTGGATGCCAATGGCGAGGCTGCGATGGCTGAGCCCTTTACCTATGACGCTTCCAACGTGGAGAAGTTTGCCAAGTTCTTCTGA